Proteins co-encoded in one Pseudopipra pipra isolate bDixPip1 chromosome 12, bDixPip1.hap1, whole genome shotgun sequence genomic window:
- the SH3GL3 gene encoding endophilin-A3, with product MSVAGLKKQFHKASQLFSEKISGAEGTKLDEEFQEMERKIDVTNKAVTELLSKSTEYLQPNPAYRAKLGMLNTMSKIRGQVKTTGYPQTEGLLGDCMIRYGRELGDESMFGLALLDAGESMKQMAEVKDSLDINVKQNFIDPLQLLQDKDLKEIGHHLKKLEGRRLDYDYKKKRFGKIPDEEVRQAVEKFEESKELAERSMFNFLENDIEQVSQLAVFVEAALDYHKQSTEILEDLQSKLQNRINVASSRPKREFKPKPVITTTLEIGDNQQHNGIAYSSSIKTSGSSVHMDQPCCQALYDFEPENEGELGFKEGDIITLTNQIDENWYEGMLNGESGFFPINYVEVIVPLPQ from the exons ttattcagtgaaaaaataagTGGAGCAGAAGGAACAAAGTTAGATGAGGAATTTCAAGAGATGGAAAGG aaaattgATGTTACTAATAAAGCTGTAACGGAGCTTCTGTCCAAATCCACAGAGTATCTTCAGCCAAATCCAG CATACAGAGCCAAGCTGGGAATGCTGAACACTATGTCAAAGATCAGAGGCCAAGTTAAAACCACAGGCTATCCCCAGACAGAGGGACTCCTGGGAGACTGCATGATACGGTATGGCAGAGAGCTGGGCGATGAGTCTATGTTTG GCCTTGCACTACTGGATGCTGGTGAGAGCATGAAGCAAATGGCAGAAGTGAAGGACTCGCTTGATATCAATGTCAAACAAAATTTTATTGATCCTCTACAGTTATTGCAGGACAAAGATTTAAAAGAGATTGGG CATCATCTGAAGAAACTGGAAGGACGCCGTTTGGATTACGATTATAAAAAGAAGCGTTTTGGGAAGATCCCAGATGAAGAAGTTAGACAAGCAGTAGAAAAATTTGAAGAGTCAAAGGAACTGGCTGAAAGAAGCATGTTCAATTTCTTAGAAAATGAT ATAGAACAAGTCAGCCAGTTGGCTGTGTTTGTAGAAGCAGCACTAGATTACCATAAACAATCCACAGAAATCTTGGAGGATCTGCAGAGCAAGCTGCAAAACCG AATAAATGTAGCATCTAGTCGGCCTAAACGTGAATTTAAGCCAAAGCCTGTAATAACTACAACTCTGGAAATTGGTGATAATCAGCAGCACAATGGGATTGCCTATAGTTCTTCCATAAAAACATCAG GTTCTTCAGTGCACATGGATCAGCCTTGCTGCCAAGCTCTCTACGACTTTGAGCCAGAAAATGAAGGCGAGCTTGGGTTTAAGGAAGGGGACATCATAACTCTGACCAATCAGATTGATGAGAATTGGTATGAGGGGATGTTAAATGGAGAGTCTGGCTTCTTCCCCATTAATTATGTTGAAGTGATAGTTCCCTTGCCTCAGTGA